One Campylobacter massiliensis DNA window includes the following coding sequences:
- a CDS encoding helix-turn-helix domain-containing protein, translating into MILENQYIKDEEVAEALNVTPDTLAKWRMKNNNGPKLPYVKIGRSIMYRREAIEKWLRENERIDTNTT; encoded by the coding sequence ATGATTTTAGAAAATCAATATATCAAAGACGAAGAAGTTGCCGAAGCACTAAACGTCACGCCAGATACTCTTGCTAAGTGGAGAATGAAAAATAATAACGGCCCTAAGCTACCTTATGTGAAAATAGGGCGAAGCATAATGTATCGCCGTGAAGCTATAGAGAAGTGGTTGCGAGAAAACGAAAGAATCGATACCAATACTACTTGA
- the sdhE gene encoding 8-methylmenaquinol:fumarate reductase membrane anchor subunit, translating into MSAQNEFAFFPGCVLSQAAKESKMSLEAIAPILGIKLHEIKGWSCCGASQAQCIDPMAALVANARNIALAEQMNMPVLTTCSTCMLTLTKAKNALDKGAKERINTFLKEGNMQYQGTSEITSLLWVLYQNVETLKAKVIKPLSNLKVALFYGCHSLRPEKELVKESSTNPNSFETVVEAIGAKIVPFEKRLDCCGFHASYPAVKSVQKMSSQIVGNADKNGADCVVTPCPLCQMQLDIYQERYQDAQNSDVRKPIINLSQLVGLALGLSNEQLGLDLNIIDATKLA; encoded by the coding sequence ATGAGCGCACAAAACGAATTTGCATTTTTCCCTGGCTGCGTCCTAAGTCAAGCAGCAAAAGAATCCAAGATGTCGCTCGAGGCGATCGCGCCGATCCTTGGTATCAAACTACACGAGATAAAAGGCTGGAGCTGCTGTGGAGCCTCTCAAGCTCAGTGTATAGATCCGATGGCCGCGCTCGTCGCAAACGCTAGAAATATCGCTCTAGCCGAGCAGATGAATATGCCGGTACTCACCACCTGCTCCACCTGTATGCTCACGCTCACAAAGGCCAAAAACGCCCTCGATAAAGGCGCAAAAGAGCGCATAAATACCTTTTTAAAAGAAGGAAACATGCAGTATCAAGGCACGAGTGAGATAACGAGCCTGCTTTGGGTGCTTTATCAAAACGTCGAAACCCTAAAAGCCAAGGTCATAAAGCCGCTTTCAAATTTAAAGGTCGCATTATTTTACGGTTGCCACAGCCTGCGCCCCGAAAAAGAGCTGGTTAAAGAGAGCTCAACCAACCCAAATAGCTTTGAAACCGTCGTAGAAGCCATTGGCGCAAAGATCGTGCCGTTTGAAAAGAGGCTTGACTGCTGCGGATTTCACGCGAGCTATCCTGCGGTAAAATCGGTACAAAAAATGTCCAGCCAGATCGTAGGCAATGCCGACAAAAACGGCGCTGATTGCGTAGTGACGCCTTGTCCGCTCTGCCAGATGCAGCTTGACATCTATCAGGAGCGCTATCAAGACGCGCAAAACTCGGACGTGAGAAAGCCTATCATCAACCTTTCGCAGCTAGTGGGCCTTGCGCTCGGGCTTAGCAACGAACAGCTAGGTCTTGATCTAAACATCATAGACGCGACCAAGCTGGCTTAA
- a CDS encoding type II toxin-antitoxin system HicB family antitoxin has product MEGEEIREPAPIEKKVRVNVILPEKLLKSISKLTTNRSDFLSKAAKYTIDNKIAL; this is encoded by the coding sequence GTGGAAGGAGAAGAGATTAGAGAGCCCGCGCCGATCGAAAAGAAAGTAAGGGTTAACGTAATCCTCCCTGAAAAACTACTAAAATCTATCAGCAAGCTAACGACCAATAGATCAGACTTTTTGAGCAAAGCCGCAAAGTACACGATAGATAACAAGATAGCTTTATAA
- a CDS encoding cell surface protein codes for MISGSNLNISTANFKSNLTPADKTAKTNLANEQTQASKSKEDVKRQIQIYQSRPIKELADEVIKVDESEEGWITKVINQIDDILSKKYTPEQIKTLRAKEPETMEEAVEGMLARYSRLLQSDSIDGKPTIWGKLLGLGTKEEQEELKAFKNSLPEDAVMGSVGAALLQRTDISIEEFKKLYAEDIEKTTKAHKEAVAKINQEMREYNENLAKQRAEAKFKPIQATSKSKTYVDKDIRREFFENFLKAEREKGTDIWDILQKLNKINKVDINV; via the coding sequence ATGATAAGCGGCTCAAATTTAAATATTTCTACGGCAAATTTCAAGTCAAATTTAACTCCTGCAGATAAAACCGCTAAGACGAATTTGGCGAACGAGCAAACGCAGGCTTCAAAAAGCAAAGAAGACGTAAAAAGACAAATTCAGATATATCAAAGCAGACCTATCAAGGAACTTGCGGACGAAGTTATCAAGGTGGACGAGAGCGAGGAAGGCTGGATAACTAAAGTCATAAACCAAATCGATGATATATTGTCTAAGAAATATACGCCCGAGCAGATAAAAACCCTGCGAGCCAAAGAGCCCGAAACCATGGAAGAAGCTGTAGAAGGCATGCTGGCGAGGTATTCTAGGTTATTACAATCCGATTCGATAGACGGCAAACCGACTATTTGGGGCAAGCTTTTGGGGCTCGGAACAAAAGAGGAGCAAGAGGAACTAAAAGCATTTAAAAACTCTTTGCCCGAAGACGCTGTGATGGGCAGCGTCGGAGCTGCTTTGCTACAAAGAACCGATATTAGTATAGAGGAATTTAAAAAACTATATGCGGAAGATATCGAGAAAACTACGAAAGCCCACAAAGAAGCCGTAGCAAAAATCAATCAAGAGATGAGAGAATACAACGAAAATTTAGCTAAGCAAAGAGCCGAAGCCAAATTTAAACCCATACAAGCCACAAGTAAAAGCAAAACATACGTAGATAAAGACATCAGACGAGAATTCTTTGAAAATTTCTTAAAAGCCGAACGCGAAAAAGGGACGGATATTTGGGATATTTTACAAAAGCTCAATAAAATAAATAAGGTCGATATTAATGTATAG
- a CDS encoding tyrosine-type recombinase/integrase encodes MKVEQTPRKAIVDIDKFKILLTDINEYWGSIHIKNCIKWVAMYALRPSNARFMKWEDVDLLKKWRIKNTDMKMGEEFILPLTDAAIEFLRAQKSFSTQKSQYVFEGVKYGEPISDNSMRIALKKIGYDGVMDMHGFRSSLRTILSELNVEERLGFSEEVLSLCIDQSPFTQYHKI; translated from the coding sequence ATAAAGGTAGAGCAGACCCCAAGAAAAGCCATAGTCGATATAGATAAATTTAAAATTCTACTGACCGACATAAACGAATACTGGGGCAGCATTCATATCAAAAACTGTATAAAATGGGTAGCTATGTATGCACTTAGACCGTCAAATGCTAGGTTTATGAAATGGGAAGATGTTGATTTGCTAAAAAAGTGGCGCATAAAAAATACCGATATGAAGATGGGTGAAGAGTTTATTTTGCCTCTTACGGATGCGGCGATAGAGTTTTTAAGGGCTCAAAAAAGCTTTAGTACGCAAAAATCTCAGTATGTATTTGAAGGCGTAAAATACGGCGAGCCAATCAGCGACAATAGCATGCGCATAGCTCTAAAAAAGATAGGGTACGACGGAGTAATGGATATGCACGGGTTTAGAAGCTCGCTTAGAACTATTTTGTCTGAGCTAAATGTAGAAGAAAGGCTTGGTTTTAGCGAAGAAGTGCTGTCTCTTTGCATAGATCAATCACCGTTTACGCAATATCATAAAATCTGA
- the sdhB gene encoding 8-methylmenaquinol:fumarate reductase iron-sulfur subunit translates to MKFIIDRFDGQQKYKQAYELSMDEVKGQTLLSLLQHIKRTQDITLNFTAACRMAICGACAVRVNGHSYLACDTKMEELLEEYKNPSSMTISPLNNFRVISDLVVDWEPSIENLRKIKPTITPQEAFSNKHGCKQTQEEVNRIKKQWDCILCGCCASECNKLEADASDYMQPFVFTHAYRAAADSRSKDPMIHVKPSVMNGLWNCVHCQECADRCPKGISSFSDIANLRVKAVANGLDEGEGPGHATAFLTDIVEGTGRLNEIKLALRSEGVIKNMGKMDIAFNLMGAGKMNPLHIFEGDEIEGHEDLVKMIKAARAASKE, encoded by the coding sequence ATGAAATTTATCATCGACCGTTTCGACGGACAGCAAAAATATAAACAAGCCTATGAGCTTAGCATGGACGAAGTAAAAGGTCAGACGCTATTAAGTCTGCTACAGCACATCAAACGCACGCAAGACATCACGCTAAATTTTACCGCTGCTTGCCGCATGGCGATATGCGGTGCTTGCGCGGTGAGAGTAAACGGCCACTCCTATCTCGCCTGCGATACCAAGATGGAGGAGCTGCTAGAGGAGTATAAAAATCCTAGCTCCATGACTATCTCGCCTCTAAATAACTTTAGAGTGATCTCCGATCTAGTCGTGGACTGGGAGCCGAGTATAGAAAATTTACGCAAGATAAAACCGACCATCACGCCGCAAGAGGCATTTTCAAACAAACACGGCTGTAAGCAGACCCAAGAGGAAGTAAATCGCATCAAAAAGCAGTGGGACTGCATCCTATGCGGTTGCTGCGCGTCCGAGTGCAACAAACTAGAAGCGGACGCTAGCGACTATATGCAGCCGTTCGTATTTACTCACGCATACCGCGCCGCGGCCGACTCTCGCTCAAAAGACCCGATGATACACGTAAAACCTTCCGTCATGAACGGGCTATGGAACTGCGTGCACTGCCAAGAGTGCGCCGATCGCTGTCCAAAGGGTATAAGCTCGTTTAGCGATATCGCAAATTTACGCGTTAAAGCCGTAGCAAACGGTCTTGACGAGGGCGAAGGACCGGGACATGCGACGGCGTTTTTAACCGATATTGTAGAGGGCACCGGGCGACTAAACGAGATCAAACTCGCGCTTCGCTCCGAGGGCGTCATCAAAAATATGGGCAAGATGGACATCGCCTTTAACTTAATGGGCGCTGGCAAGATGAATCCGCTGCATATATTTGAGGGCGATGAGATCGAAGGCCACGAAGACCTAGTAAAAATGATAAAAGCCGCGCGCGCCGCGAGCAAGGAGTAA
- a CDS encoding toprim domain-containing protein, whose protein sequence is MIQLPKLMFSKNRRRCPFNMADLVSYRNDLQAPIFLMEGEKDCLNALAKGLRAVTLGSASAKIEDRYLNLFKDTNMTICYDHDEAGANGAKAVKKQLTGICKNIEIIDWERIFKKMGWSQPIKKGFDYTDYLVETKLAKE, encoded by the coding sequence ATGATCCAGCTACCAAAGCTTATGTTTTCAAAAAACAGGAGACGTTGCCCATTTAATATGGCCGACCTAGTATCATACAGAAACGATCTGCAAGCGCCCATATTTTTAATGGAAGGCGAAAAAGATTGCCTTAACGCCTTGGCCAAAGGTTTAAGGGCGGTTACTTTGGGCTCGGCCAGCGCAAAAATAGAAGATAGATATTTGAATTTATTCAAAGATACGAATATGACGATATGTTACGATCACGACGAAGCCGGGGCAAACGGCGCAAAAGCCGTAAAAAAGCAGCTAACGGGCATTTGTAAAAATATAGAGATAATCGACTGGGAGAGAATATTTAAAAAAATGGGCTGGTCGCAGCCGATCAAAAAAGGCTTTGACTATACCGATTATCTCGTGGAAACCAAGCTGGCCAAAGAATAG
- a CDS encoding cell surface protein: MINGSNLNISTANFKSNLTPADKTAKTNLANEQTEIAKEQDKAKEKSQIDALMHIPIKNAVESIIDIDESEKGWITKTIDKIDGILSKKYTADERRALSMKYPPETMDGAKDLVLQLYANTLKRYSKDGEPTIQGKLLGLGTKEEREELIAFKDSLPEGATMSDVGANLLLRTDISIEEFKKLYAEDIEKTTKAHKEAVAKINQEMREYNENLAKQRAEAKFKPIQATSKSKTYVDKDIRREFFENFLKAERKKGTDITEILNQLAKLGKFDVKA; encoded by the coding sequence ATGATAAATGGCTCAAATTTAAACATTTCTACGGCAAATTTCAAGTCAAATTTAACTCCTGCAGATAAAACCGCTAAGACGAATTTGGCGAACGAGCAAACGGAAATTGCAAAAGAACAAGACAAGGCAAAAGAAAAAAGCCAAATCGACGCCCTTATGCATATACCTATTAAAAATGCGGTAGAAAGCATCATAGATATAGACGAGAGCGAAAAAGGCTGGATAACAAAAACCATAGATAAAATAGACGGCATACTCTCTAAGAAATATACTGCGGACGAGAGGCGAGCGCTGTCGATGAAATATCCACCCGAGACCATGGATGGGGCAAAAGATTTGGTGTTACAGCTTTATGCGAATACTCTCAAAAGGTATTCAAAGGATGGCGAGCCGACTATCCAAGGTAAGCTTTTGGGGCTGGGCACCAAAGAGGAACGAGAGGAATTAATCGCTTTTAAAGACTCTTTACCAGAAGGAGCTACGATGAGCGACGTCGGAGCCAATTTGCTGTTAAGAACCGACATCAGTATAGAAGAATTTAAAAAACTCTATGCGGAAGATATCGAGAAAACCACGAAAGCCCACAAAGAAGCCGTAGCAAAAATCAATCAAGAGATGAGAGAATACAACGAAAATTTAGCTAAGCAAAGAGCCGAAGCCAAATTTAAACCCATACAAGCCACAAGTAAAAGCAAAACATACGTAGATAAAGACATCAGACGAGAATTCTTTGAAAATTTCTTAAAAGCCGAACGCAAAAAGGGGACGGATATAACTGAAATTTTAAATCAACTAGCAAAACTAGGCAAATTTGACGTAAAAGCATAA
- the xseB gene encoding exodeoxyribonuclease VII small subunit, protein MSENLSEDFESKLAKANEILKQLGDENLSLEQSVKLHKEGKKLLEEADKILQNAKLVVKDADDE, encoded by the coding sequence ATGAGTGAAAATTTAAGCGAGGATTTTGAGAGCAAACTCGCCAAAGCAAATGAAATTTTAAAACAGCTCGGCGATGAAAATTTAAGCCTAGAGCAAAGCGTTAAGCTGCACAAAGAGGGCAAAAAGCTACTCGAGGAAGCAGACAAGATCCTGCAAAACGCAAAGCTAGTGGTAAAGGATGCAGACGATGAATAA
- a CDS encoding carbon-nitrogen hydrolase family protein: MNNATAAVCALQLPTQPMSESRLDYYFRICAGEGARLVVLGEYVLNSFFKELELMPKSLIKEQSERKKHALAAMAQKYNLEILAPLVLPKGKGFIKVAARFSPASSRFYEQQILMPYPHWNEAKFFANKEDGELNLPVFSYEKFKIGVMFGFEAHFDAAWAYMARKKVDAVVVPTACTFFSESRWEELLKTRAFTNNVYVLRVNRVGNHKAASGEQWSFYGDSMLISPFGEVVSRLGKNEEMMVAKLEKTELAQARHLWGFSQILHKRLG; the protein is encoded by the coding sequence ATGAATAACGCTACCGCGGCCGTTTGCGCCCTGCAGCTGCCGACCCAGCCCATGAGCGAGTCGCGGCTGGATTATTATTTTAGGATTTGCGCGGGCGAAGGCGCTAGACTCGTGGTGCTCGGAGAGTACGTGCTAAACAGCTTTTTTAAAGAGCTCGAGCTCATGCCAAAAAGCCTCATCAAGGAACAAAGCGAGCGTAAAAAACACGCGCTTGCCGCGATGGCGCAAAAATACAATCTAGAAATCCTAGCTCCGCTCGTACTACCCAAAGGCAAAGGTTTCATCAAGGTCGCGGCGAGATTTAGTCCCGCGTCGTCGCGCTTTTACGAGCAGCAGATCTTGATGCCTTACCCGCACTGGAACGAGGCGAAATTTTTTGCCAACAAAGAGGATGGCGAGCTAAATTTACCCGTCTTTAGCTACGAAAAATTTAAAATCGGCGTGATGTTTGGCTTTGAGGCGCATTTTGACGCGGCATGGGCGTATATGGCGCGCAAGAAAGTCGATGCAGTCGTAGTTCCCACTGCGTGCACGTTTTTTAGCGAGTCGCGCTGGGAGGAGTTGCTAAAGACCCGCGCCTTTACGAACAACGTCTACGTCCTGCGCGTAAACCGCGTCGGCAATCACAAGGCCGCTAGCGGCGAGCAGTGGAGCTTTTACGGCGATTCGATGCTGATTAGCCCATTTGGCGAGGTGGTTTCGCGCCTAGGTAAAAACGAAGAGATGATGGTAGCAAAACTCGAAAAAACAGAACTCGCGCAAGCTAGACACCTATGGGGATTTTCTCAAATTTTACATAAAAGACTAGGCTAA
- a CDS encoding Arm DNA-binding domain-containing protein translates to MEVSTEKEIERINILEGKKEFSVKGINGLKLFCYATGGKIFKFKYQLEGGNYTTKTLGEWIKAVYGIKQAGDDAIEILRKIKSGEDVSGNNSLVKNFGELWAIYKEDALKTQKFKTLKSEMSRFEFNLLDIVKHVDIETIKKPSKATPLFLNALRSLQDEDNPKSDTVKKVLGRLNQVFDFAIIKGIIKVNPTRILSQNFSKNL, encoded by the coding sequence ATGGAGGTTTCAACCGAAAAAGAAATAGAACGTATAAATATATTAGAAGGCAAAAAAGAGTTTAGTGTCAAGGGCATTAATGGCCTAAAGCTTTTTTGCTACGCTACAGGCGGAAAAATTTTTAAATTTAAATACCAGCTAGAAGGCGGTAACTATACAACTAAGACCTTAGGCGAGTGGATAAAGGCTGTTTATGGTATAAAACAAGCAGGCGATGACGCTATTGAGATTTTACGCAAGATAAAATCTGGAGAGGATGTATCCGGAAATAACTCTCTTGTTAAAAATTTCGGCGAACTTTGGGCTATATATAAAGAGGACGCTTTAAAAACCCAAAAATTTAAAACATTAAAATCGGAGATGAGTAGATTTGAGTTTAATTTGCTCGATATCGTAAAGCACGTGGATATAGAAACTATAAAAAAGCCATCAAAGGCAACTCCGTTATTTTTAAATGCGCTTAGATCGCTTCAGGACGAGGATAACCCAAAGAGCGACACTGTCAAAAAGGTTCTAGGCAGACTTAATCAGGTTTTTGATTTTGCGATTATAAAAGGAATCATCAAAGTAAATCCAACGCGAATACTTTCTCAAAATTTCTCCAAAAATTTATAA
- a CDS encoding P-loop NTPase family protein, translating into MKIAVINKKGGVGKTPFAFSIAKDLGYFLQSNDKSCIENIYPKKAKILDKVQSIDDCVYDFGGFVAGGVLDILKGCKAIIVPCTPSYNAVLRTVETVEEISHVNPGIIIIATNYKDDKELEFLNSNLKNRFENIPMFYFKNSKIVNNAINTGLSFTELYNENALSQRSYQLFFDEYQSLLTKLKG; encoded by the coding sequence ATGAAAATAGCCGTAATCAACAAGAAGGGTGGCGTAGGGAAAACGCCGTTTGCTTTTAGTATAGCAAAGGATTTAGGGTATTTTTTGCAATCAAACGATAAATCATGCATAGAAAATATTTATCCCAAGAAGGCTAAAATTTTAGATAAAGTTCAAAGTATAGACGATTGCGTTTACGACTTCGGAGGATTCGTCGCAGGAGGCGTCCTGGACATCTTAAAAGGCTGCAAAGCTATCATAGTGCCTTGTACTCCTTCTTATAATGCCGTTTTGAGGACCGTTGAAACCGTCGAGGAGATCTCGCACGTCAACCCCGGCATTATAATAATAGCTACCAACTACAAGGACGACAAAGAATTGGAGTTTTTAAATTCTAACTTGAAGAACAGATTTGAAAATATTCCGATGTTTTACTTTAAAAACTCTAAAATAGTAAATAATGCTATTAATACCGGGTTATCATTTACGGAGCTTTATAATGAAAACGCTTTATCGCAAAGAAGTTACCAGCTTTTCTTTGACGAATATCAATCGCTACTTACAAAATTGAAAGGATAA
- the sdhA gene encoding 8-methylmenaquinol:fumarate reductase flavoprotein subunit, whose amino-acid sequence MSEQKFSRRDFLQTACIGAGALALSGCESASVSAGKKESGNKAGLPSCDVLIVGSGGAGLRAAVAVRKKYPNLTIVVVNKGMPSRNATCMAEGGINGVIDFEHGDSHELHAYDTVKGSDFLGDQDAIIKFVEKATEAIYELDYAGMPFNRQKDSTVARRFAGGAKFERCNYAADKTGSIMMHTCLDEAITTGVKFLLDHYLLDIGMDNGVCEGVVLRDMQTGDVVPVLAKAVVLATGGYTRVFFNRTSTPFNASGDGIAAALRAGVAFKDPEMLQFHPTGVANGGALITEAARGLGGKLINNQGERFMSRYSKKMELAPRDIVARSIETEIREGRGYGEGMGSYVLLDVTHLGEEKIMHELPQIRHVGLLFENMDLVKEPIKIRPTAHYSMGGIEIAKFDDMSTHLSGLFAAGETSCASIHGANRLGGNSLTDAAVTGKLAGEGAGEYASKRTGFGSGKLSAELAAKWRVKFKELTSGGGTSNEMYDLREELGKQNWDNMGIFRTKEKLEALQIKLEEIQARYDALKIPNPNPIYNTAITDYLELGNLILLARCACLGALNRNESRGAHTREDYPKRDDVNFLKHSIVTLVDGKPQLSYKDVVITKYPVEERKY is encoded by the coding sequence ATGAGCGAACAAAAATTTAGCAGAAGAGACTTTCTGCAAACGGCCTGTATCGGCGCGGGAGCCTTGGCACTTAGCGGCTGCGAGAGCGCTAGCGTTTCCGCAGGCAAAAAAGAGAGCGGAAACAAAGCCGGGCTTCCATCTTGCGACGTACTGATCGTGGGCTCCGGCGGTGCCGGACTAAGAGCTGCCGTAGCCGTAAGGAAAAAATATCCAAATTTAACCATCGTCGTCGTAAATAAAGGTATGCCGTCAAGAAACGCTACCTGTATGGCCGAGGGCGGTATAAACGGCGTCATAGACTTTGAGCACGGCGACAGCCACGAGCTTCATGCATACGACACGGTTAAAGGCAGCGACTTTTTGGGCGATCAAGACGCGATCATCAAATTTGTCGAAAAGGCCACCGAAGCCATCTACGAGCTTGACTACGCCGGCATGCCGTTTAATAGACAAAAAGACAGCACCGTAGCTCGCCGTTTTGCGGGCGGGGCTAAATTTGAGCGTTGCAACTATGCCGCGGACAAAACGGGCTCTATTATGATGCATACTTGCCTTGACGAGGCGATCACGACTGGAGTCAAATTTCTACTCGATCACTACCTGCTAGATATCGGTATGGATAACGGCGTATGCGAGGGCGTGGTGCTAAGAGACATGCAAACGGGCGACGTAGTGCCGGTGCTGGCAAAAGCCGTGGTTTTGGCTACGGGCGGCTATACGAGAGTATTTTTTAACCGAACTTCTACGCCTTTTAACGCTTCTGGCGACGGTATAGCGGCCGCTCTTAGAGCAGGCGTAGCTTTTAAAGACCCGGAGATGCTTCAGTTTCACCCTACCGGAGTAGCAAACGGCGGCGCGCTTATCACGGAGGCAGCGCGCGGACTAGGCGGCAAGCTGATAAACAATCAAGGCGAGCGCTTTATGTCTAGATACTCTAAAAAAATGGAACTAGCTCCGCGCGACATCGTAGCTCGCTCGATAGAGACCGAGATCCGCGAGGGACGCGGCTACGGCGAGGGCATGGGATCTTACGTACTGCTTGATGTCACACATCTAGGCGAGGAAAAGATCATGCACGAGCTACCGCAGATCCGCCACGTCGGACTACTTTTTGAAAATATGGACCTAGTTAAAGAACCGATAAAAATCCGCCCGACCGCACACTACTCGATGGGCGGTATAGAGATAGCCAAATTTGACGATATGAGCACGCATTTGTCTGGGCTTTTTGCCGCAGGAGAGACGTCGTGCGCATCTATCCACGGCGCAAACCGTCTAGGCGGAAACAGCCTAACCGATGCCGCGGTAACCGGCAAACTAGCTGGCGAAGGTGCAGGCGAATACGCATCAAAGAGAACGGGCTTTGGTTCCGGCAAACTTAGCGCCGAGCTGGCGGCAAAATGGAGAGTTAAATTTAAAGAGTTAACCAGTGGCGGTGGCACGTCAAACGAGATGTATGATCTGCGAGAAGAGCTAGGCAAACAAAATTGGGACAATATGGGTATCTTTAGAACGAAAGAAAAACTAGAAGCTCTACAAATCAAGCTCGAGGAGATACAGGCTAGATACGATGCACTAAAGATCCCAAATCCAAATCCTATCTACAACACCGCGATCACGGACTATCTGGAGCTGGGAAATCTCATCCTACTAGCGCGCTGTGCGTGCCTAGGAGCGCTAAATCGCAACGAGAGCCGCGGCGCTCACACTAGAGAGGACTACCCGAAGCGCGACGACGTAAATTTCTTAAAACACAGCATCGTTACGCTAGTTGACGGCAAACCGCAGCTTAGCTACAAAGACGTCGTCATCACGAAATATCCAGTCGAAGAGAGGAAATACTAA
- a CDS encoding LysR family transcriptional regulator: MNLRQMELVLKVASEKSFTKAANALKVPQPSLSQSILNLEKEIGMPLFNRETNPVSLTNAGEIYLSKAKLVFDVLEDLNTELNELGGAKRGKIRIGFSQNGYNMIPEALPKFCKRFSGANIKVMQIFSTLKIRKMIIDDELDIGMLIMPIDANGLKCEVIKTQDMFVALPALHPLSLKYKNQDTKISLKELKDEKFILPKESQRSRAEIDLAFKKAGFAPKIFCETETFDIANSIVASGYGACFTIPQFIKEDKADKVRLFDIGEPTLAKTLILAYKEDKKLSKLAQEFIKIAKES; this comes from the coding sequence ATGAATTTAAGGCAAATGGAGCTGGTTTTAAAGGTAGCTAGCGAAAAAAGCTTCACAAAAGCGGCAAATGCGCTCAAAGTCCCGCAGCCATCGCTATCGCAAAGCATTTTAAATTTAGAAAAAGAGATCGGCATGCCGCTTTTTAACCGCGAAACAAATCCCGTTTCTCTCACAAACGCGGGCGAAATTTATCTATCTAAAGCAAAGCTCGTTTTTGACGTACTAGAGGACTTAAATACCGAACTAAACGAGCTTGGCGGCGCAAAAAGAGGCAAGATCCGCATCGGATTTTCTCAAAACGGATACAACATGATCCCCGAGGCTTTGCCTAAATTTTGCAAAAGATTTAGCGGCGCGAACATAAAAGTCATGCAAATTTTCTCCACTCTAAAAATAAGAAAAATGATTATAGACGACGAGCTTGATATCGGTATGTTGATAATGCCTATCGACGCTAACGGCCTAAAATGCGAGGTTATTAAGACGCAGGATATGTTTGTAGCGCTACCTGCGCTGCATCCTCTCTCACTCAAATATAAAAATCAGGATACTAAAATCTCGCTAAAAGAGCTAAAAGACGAAAAATTTATCTTGCCTAAAGAGAGTCAAAGAAGCCGCGCGGAGATCGATTTAGCGTTTAAAAAGGCGGGCTTTGCGCCTAAAATTTTCTGCGAAACGGAGACCTTTGACATCGCAAACTCCATCGTGGCGTCCGGATACGGCGCGTGCTTTACGATACCGCAGTTTATCAAAGAGGATAAGGCCGATAAGGTGCGGCTTTTTGACATCGGCGAGCCGACGCTAGCCAAGACGCTGATTTTGGCCTATAAAGAGGATAAAAAGCTGTCAAAACTAGCGCAGGAATTTATCAAAATCGCAAAGGAAAGCTAA